One region of Bradyrhizobium betae genomic DNA includes:
- the rpmG gene encoding 50S ribosomal protein L33 has product MAKAVTIKVKLVSSADTGFYYTAKKNSRTMTDKLVKKKYDPVARKHVEFREAKIK; this is encoded by the coding sequence ATGGCCAAAGCGGTCACCATCAAGGTCAAGCTCGTGTCCTCGGCTGACACCGGCTTCTACTACACTGCCAAGAAGAATTCGCGCACCATGACCGACAAGCTGGTCAAGAAGAAGTACGATCCGGTCGCGCGCAAGCATGTCGAATTCCGCGAAGCCAAGATCAAGTAA
- a CDS encoding LLM class flavin-dependent oxidoreductase, with the protein MAQRQLKLGAFMRPISIHTGAWRYPGAWPDANFNFSHIKTLIRKLEAGKFDAFFMADHLAVLNMPINALKRSHTVTSFEPFTLLSALSAVTERIGLIATGSTTFDEPYHVARRFASLDHLSGGRAGWNIVTTSNPDAALNFGLDDHMEHAERYKRAREFYDVVTGLWDSFADDAFERDVESGLFFDPAKMHTLDHHGKYLKVRGPLNIARPVQGWPVIVQAGASEDGKQLAAETAEAVFTGGGSLADGQKLYADIKGRMEKVGRDPEHLKILPGAFVVVGDSVDEAKEKRALLDSRVHYDSAIASLSVILGTDASGFDPDGPLPDIPETNASKSGRQRMVDLAAREKLTVRQLAQRVGGYGGLSFVGTPKTIADQMEEWLVGRGSDGFNIMFPSLPAGLDDFVDKVVPELQKRGIFRKEYEGPTLRENLGLPRPKNRFFEG; encoded by the coding sequence ATGGCACAACGGCAACTCAAGCTTGGCGCGTTCATGCGCCCGATCAGCATCCACACCGGCGCTTGGCGCTATCCCGGGGCCTGGCCCGACGCCAATTTCAATTTCAGTCACATCAAGACGCTGATCCGGAAGCTCGAGGCCGGCAAGTTCGACGCCTTCTTCATGGCCGATCACCTCGCCGTGCTGAACATGCCGATCAACGCGCTCAAGCGCAGCCACACCGTGACCTCGTTCGAGCCGTTCACGCTGCTGTCGGCGCTCTCCGCCGTCACCGAACGGATCGGCCTGATCGCGACGGGCTCGACCACCTTCGACGAGCCCTATCACGTGGCGCGGCGCTTCGCCTCGCTCGACCATCTCAGCGGCGGCCGCGCGGGTTGGAACATCGTCACCACCTCGAACCCTGACGCGGCGCTGAATTTCGGCCTCGACGATCACATGGAGCACGCCGAGCGCTACAAGCGCGCCCGTGAATTCTACGACGTCGTCACCGGCCTCTGGGATTCCTTCGCCGACGACGCCTTCGAGCGCGATGTCGAAAGCGGGCTATTCTTCGATCCCGCGAAAATGCACACACTCGACCACCACGGCAAATACCTGAAGGTGCGCGGCCCCCTCAACATCGCCCGCCCCGTGCAGGGCTGGCCGGTGATCGTGCAGGCCGGCGCCTCCGAGGACGGCAAGCAACTTGCGGCAGAGACCGCGGAAGCCGTGTTCACCGGCGGCGGCAGCCTCGCCGACGGGCAGAAGCTCTACGCCGACATCAAGGGCCGCATGGAGAAGGTCGGCCGCGATCCCGAGCATCTGAAGATTCTCCCCGGCGCCTTCGTCGTAGTCGGTGACAGCGTCGACGAGGCCAAAGAGAAGCGCGCGCTGCTCGACAGCCGCGTGCATTACGACAGCGCCATCGCCTCGCTCTCGGTCATCCTAGGCACCGATGCCTCCGGCTTCGATCCGGACGGCCCGCTCCCCGACATCCCCGAGACCAACGCCAGCAAGAGCGGCCGCCAGCGCATGGTCGATCTCGCCGCGCGTGAAAAACTCACCGTGCGCCAGCTCGCCCAGCGCGTCGGCGGCTATGGCGGGCTGTCCTTCGTCGGGACGCCCAAGACCATCGCCGACCAGATGGAGGAATGGCTGGTCGGGCGCGGCTCCGACGGCTTCAACATCATGTTCCCGTCCCTGCCCGCCGGCCTCGACGATTTCGTCGACAAGGTCGTCCCCGAGCTTCAAAAGCGCGGGATTTTCCGGAAAGAGTACGAAGGGCCCACGCTCAGGGAGAATCTGGGCCTGCCGCGGCCGAAAAACCGGTTCTTCGAGGGGTAA
- a CDS encoding MFS transporter — MPLLQVLRPTLPILIGASIMLTLSMGLRQSLGIFMQPLTHDIHLSISDFTLALAVQNLAWGFLQPLAGAMTVRYGFRPIMIAGSLMYIAGLVLMTTANGLVSIMIGAGVLIGTSLACTAAAIAMSVAARAVPETVRSTVLGIVSGAGSLGALLSAPIGQMLNEGFGWRVGLAGFVIMSVLMIPAAWYAGRIDRIPLPKPSADDIGDATAATAARNAFGNASFVVMTCAYLVCGMQLVFLTTHLPSYLAICGLDPMLSAQTLGMIGGFNVLGSLFFGWAGQRWNKLALLGGIYVLRSLALAWYFMLPATPASTLLFGAIMGFLWMGVGPLVAGAVAEMFGLRWQAMIQGLAFMSHQIGSFLGAYGGGVLYDALGSYTMAWRIGVALGLAGGIVQVAFALIRPSHPPVLRTA, encoded by the coding sequence ATGCCCCTGTTGCAGGTCCTGCGTCCGACCTTGCCCATCCTGATCGGCGCCTCGATCATGCTGACGCTGAGCATGGGGCTGCGGCAGAGCCTCGGCATCTTCATGCAGCCGCTGACGCACGACATCCATCTTTCGATCTCGGATTTCACGCTGGCACTGGCCGTGCAGAATCTCGCCTGGGGCTTTCTCCAGCCGCTCGCGGGTGCGATGACGGTGCGCTACGGCTTCCGTCCGATCATGATCGCGGGGTCGCTGATGTACATCGCGGGCCTCGTTCTGATGACGACCGCGAACGGGCTCGTCAGCATCATGATCGGTGCCGGCGTGCTGATCGGGACGTCGCTGGCCTGCACCGCGGCCGCGATCGCGATGTCGGTGGCGGCACGCGCGGTGCCGGAGACCGTGCGCTCCACCGTGCTCGGCATCGTCTCCGGCGCGGGCTCGCTCGGCGCGCTGCTGTCGGCGCCGATCGGACAGATGCTCAACGAAGGATTTGGCTGGCGCGTCGGACTTGCCGGTTTTGTCATCATGTCGGTGCTGATGATTCCCGCTGCGTGGTATGCGGGGCGCATCGACCGGATTCCGCTGCCGAAGCCGTCCGCCGACGACATCGGCGATGCCACCGCGGCGACCGCGGCGCGGAACGCGTTCGGCAACGCTTCCTTCGTGGTGATGACCTGCGCCTATCTGGTCTGCGGCATGCAGCTGGTGTTCCTCACCACGCATCTGCCGTCGTATCTCGCCATCTGCGGCCTCGACCCGATGCTGAGCGCGCAGACGCTCGGCATGATCGGCGGCTTCAACGTGCTGGGCTCGCTGTTCTTCGGCTGGGCCGGCCAGCGCTGGAACAAGCTGGCGCTGTTAGGAGGCATCTACGTGCTGCGCTCGCTGGCGCTGGCCTGGTATTTCATGCTGCCGGCGACGCCGGCCTCGACGCTGCTGTTCGGCGCGATCATGGGCTTCCTGTGGATGGGCGTTGGCCCGCTGGTCGCAGGCGCAGTCGCCGAGATGTTCGGCCTGCGCTGGCAGGCGATGATCCAGGGCCTCGCCTTCATGAGCCACCAGATCGGCAGCTTCCTCGGCGCTTACGGAGGCGGGGTGCTCTACGATGCGCTCGGCTCCTACACCATGGCCTGGCGCATCGGCGTCGCGCTCGGTCTTGCCGGAGGGATCGTGCAGGTGGCCTTCGCGCTGATCCGGCCGTCGCATCCGCCGGTGTTGCGGACGGCGTAG
- the rnr gene encoding ribonuclease R, whose product MKRNNDRGFPDRAAIVAFIKANPGKVGTREIAREFGLKNADRIELKRMLRELADDGLVKKKRRTISEPDTLPSTLVADITGRDADGELIASPTEWDEVESGEAPKILIVLPRRPKPGTAAGSGDRVLLRVERLDESEGPAYRGHIIKVFDKTRSRILGVFRELPEGGGRLIPVDKKGADRELNIAASDTHGAKDGDLVSVDIIRSRGFGLASGRVKEKLGSVKSEKAISLIAIYAHDIPLQFRPAAEREAEAAEPANLKGREDWRDVPLVTIDPPDAKDHDDAVHAQADPDPNNKGGFIVDVAIADVSFYVRPGTALDRDALDRGNSVYFPDRVVPMLPERISNNLCSLVPGEPRGALAVRMIIAPDGRKRSHSFHRILMRSAAKLSYAQAQAAIDGRPDDTTGPLLDPILKPLYAAYACVKRARDERDPLNLDLPERKILLKSDGTVDRVIVPDRLDAHKLIEEFMILANVAAAEMLEKKSLPLIYRVHDEPTLEKVHALQEFLKTLDVPFAKSGALRPALFNRVLAQLEGHDHFPLVSEVVLRAQAQAEYSSENYGHFGLNLRRYAHFTSPIRRYADLVVHRALVRALGLGEGALPDTETPETLSEVAAHISVTERRAMKAERETVDRLIAHHLADRIGATFQGRVSGVTRAGLFVKLAETGADGLIPIRSLGTEYFNYDEGRHALVGTRSRTMYQLGDVVDVRLIEAAPIAGALRFELLSSSSETSPRDGRQPGPQRRPSFKAQPGRSPDRKRKPAKPKSGKPKKNKSKNKGKGGGQKGKAW is encoded by the coding sequence GTGAAACGCAACAATGACCGTGGCTTTCCCGACCGGGCAGCCATCGTCGCCTTCATCAAGGCAAATCCCGGAAAGGTCGGGACCCGCGAAATTGCGCGCGAGTTCGGCCTGAAGAACGCCGATCGCATCGAGCTCAAGCGCATGCTGCGCGAGCTCGCCGACGACGGCCTCGTCAAGAAGAAACGCCGGACAATTTCAGAGCCGGACACCCTGCCGTCGACGCTGGTCGCCGACATCACCGGCCGCGACGCCGACGGCGAGCTGATCGCCTCCCCCACCGAATGGGACGAGGTCGAGAGCGGCGAGGCGCCAAAGATCCTGATCGTATTGCCGCGCCGGCCGAAGCCCGGCACCGCGGCCGGAAGCGGCGACCGCGTGCTGCTGCGCGTCGAGCGCCTGGACGAGAGCGAAGGCCCGGCCTATCGCGGCCACATCATCAAGGTGTTCGACAAGACCAGGAGCCGCATCCTCGGCGTCTTCCGCGAGCTTCCCGAAGGCGGCGGACGGCTGATCCCGGTCGACAAGAAGGGGGCCGACCGCGAGCTGAACATCGCAGCAAGCGACACGCACGGGGCGAAGGACGGCGACCTCGTCAGCGTCGACATCATCCGCTCGCGCGGTTTTGGCCTCGCTTCGGGCCGCGTCAAGGAGAAGCTGGGCTCGGTCAAGTCCGAGAAGGCGATCAGCCTGATCGCGATCTACGCGCACGACATCCCGCTGCAATTCCGCCCTGCGGCCGAGCGTGAAGCCGAAGCCGCGGAGCCCGCCAACCTGAAGGGGCGCGAGGACTGGCGCGACGTCCCGCTCGTCACCATCGATCCGCCGGATGCCAAGGATCACGACGACGCGGTGCATGCGCAAGCTGATCCCGACCCGAATAACAAGGGCGGCTTCATCGTCGACGTCGCCATCGCGGATGTGAGCTTCTACGTCCGGCCGGGCACCGCGCTCGATCGCGACGCGCTCGACCGCGGCAACTCGGTCTATTTCCCCGACCGCGTCGTGCCGATGCTGCCCGAGCGCATCTCCAACAATCTCTGCTCGCTGGTGCCGGGCGAGCCGCGCGGCGCGCTCGCGGTGCGGATGATCATTGCGCCTGACGGGCGCAAGCGCTCGCACAGCTTCCACCGCATCCTGATGCGCTCGGCCGCCAAGCTGAGCTACGCGCAGGCTCAGGCCGCGATCGACGGCCGGCCGGACGACACCACCGGCCCCCTGCTCGATCCGATCCTGAAGCCGCTCTATGCCGCCTATGCCTGCGTCAAGCGCGCCCGCGACGAGCGCGATCCGCTCAATCTCGATCTGCCCGAGCGAAAAATCCTCTTGAAGAGCGACGGCACGGTCGATCGCGTCATCGTCCCCGACAGGCTCGATGCGCACAAGCTGATCGAGGAGTTCATGATCCTCGCCAACGTCGCGGCGGCGGAGATGCTCGAGAAGAAGTCGCTGCCGCTGATCTACCGCGTGCACGACGAGCCGACGCTGGAAAAGGTCCACGCGCTCCAGGAGTTTTTGAAGACACTGGACGTCCCCTTCGCGAAATCAGGCGCGCTGCGCCCGGCTCTGTTCAACCGCGTGCTGGCCCAGCTCGAAGGCCACGACCACTTCCCGCTGGTCAGCGAGGTGGTGCTGCGCGCGCAGGCGCAGGCCGAATATTCGTCGGAAAATTACGGTCATTTCGGCCTGAATTTGCGCCGCTATGCGCATTTCACCTCGCCGATCCGCCGCTATGCCGACCTCGTCGTGCACCGCGCGCTGGTCCGTGCGCTCGGGCTCGGCGAGGGTGCCCTGCCCGACACCGAGACGCCGGAAACCTTGAGCGAGGTCGCCGCCCACATCTCGGTGACCGAACGCCGCGCGATGAAGGCGGAGCGCGAGACCGTCGATCGCCTGATCGCCCATCACCTCGCCGACCGCATCGGCGCGACCTTCCAGGGCCGCGTTTCCGGCGTCACGCGCGCCGGCCTGTTCGTCAAGCTCGCGGAGACCGGCGCCGACGGCCTGATCCCGATAAGGTCCCTCGGCACGGAATATTTCAACTATGACGAGGGCCGCCACGCCCTCGTCGGCACGCGCAGCCGCACCATGTATCAGCTGGGCGACGTGGTCGACGTCCGCCTGATCGAAGCCGCTCCCATCGCCGGAGCGCTGCGCTTCGAGCTGCTGTCGTCCTCCAGCGAGACCTCGCCGCGCGATGGCAGGCAACCCGGTCCGCAACGCCGCCCCTCGTTCAAGGCACAGCCCGGACGCAGCCCGGACAGAAAACGCAAGCCGGCGAAGCCGAAATCCGGCAAGCCGAAGAAGAACAAGAGCAAGAACAAAGGCAAAGGCGGGGGGCAGAAAGGCAAGGCATGGTAG
- a CDS encoding acyltransferase family protein produces the protein MKSHLPLLDPLRFAAALGVAIFHQMFWSWAWVSIGVPGFERTVAADVLYPSAAPYTWFGWVGVEIFFVISGFVIANSASQASPGEFLLGRALRLYPAVWVCATATFLVLLLFGSGPASEFILPYIHAMLMVPKGVTGEWLDEVYWTLAAETAFYGLVFCAMLTKRITLRHLAWGLTIYSAMFNAVALLVASCTTPSDLPYLVILMFRVPCAAFLLSHGCFFALGIWLFISANRELTALEQVAVAVTCLSGAAEIYVFASFFLTSIPAIADQSALVPIMVWAAAVLLIARAAKRSRRSVGTVSPAAPAYLRTLGLITYPLYLTHNVIGTAIVRALVVSGLDATSAVWMALGMLVLMGWFICAKIEPAVRYSLMQALAHLGKLPERQPKSRRPTLARGLRLPLPVSVKANVVAS, from the coding sequence GTGAAGAGCCATTTGCCGCTGCTGGATCCGCTGCGCTTCGCCGCCGCGCTCGGAGTCGCCATCTTTCACCAGATGTTCTGGTCATGGGCCTGGGTTTCGATTGGCGTGCCGGGTTTCGAGCGCACCGTCGCCGCCGATGTGCTGTACCCGTCCGCTGCGCCCTACACATGGTTCGGCTGGGTCGGCGTCGAGATCTTCTTCGTGATTTCCGGTTTCGTCATCGCCAATTCCGCGAGCCAGGCTTCACCGGGCGAGTTTCTTCTCGGCCGCGCACTTAGGCTTTATCCGGCCGTCTGGGTTTGCGCCACCGCGACCTTCCTCGTGTTGCTTCTCTTCGGGAGTGGCCCGGCATCCGAATTCATCCTGCCCTACATCCACGCCATGCTGATGGTGCCCAAGGGGGTCACAGGTGAGTGGCTTGACGAAGTCTACTGGACGCTGGCGGCCGAGACCGCGTTTTACGGACTCGTGTTTTGCGCGATGCTCACGAAGAGGATCACCCTGCGACACCTGGCCTGGGGTCTCACCATCTACAGCGCAATGTTCAATGCGGTCGCGCTGCTGGTCGCGTCCTGCACGACGCCGTCCGACCTGCCCTATCTCGTCATCCTGATGTTTCGGGTGCCGTGCGCAGCCTTCCTGTTGAGCCATGGTTGCTTCTTCGCGCTGGGAATCTGGCTGTTCATTTCCGCGAACAGGGAATTGACGGCGCTCGAACAGGTCGCCGTTGCCGTCACGTGTCTCTCGGGCGCCGCGGAGATCTACGTCTTCGCCTCGTTCTTTCTGACGTCGATCCCCGCCATCGCGGATCAATCCGCGCTCGTGCCCATCATGGTCTGGGCGGCCGCCGTGCTCCTCATTGCCCGAGCCGCGAAGCGAAGCAGGCGCTCGGTGGGCACCGTTTCTCCCGCAGCACCGGCCTATTTGAGAACGCTCGGGCTGATCACCTACCCGCTCTATCTCACCCACAACGTCATCGGCACCGCGATCGTTCGCGCCCTGGTCGTTTCAGGCCTGGATGCCACCTCGGCCGTCTGGATGGCTCTTGGCATGCTTGTCCTGATGGGCTGGTTCATTTGCGCGAAGATCGAGCCAGCCGTCAGGTACTCGCTGATGCAAGCTCTCGCGCATCTCGGAAAGCTGCCGGAGCGACAGCCGAAATCGAGACGTCCGACATTGGCTAGAGGGCTGCGCCTTCCGCTGCCCGTCTCGGTGAAGGCGAACGTCGTGGCGTCTTAG
- a CDS encoding DUF983 domain-containing protein, producing the protein MVATSTASKIWTRETGLIEKRDLLTAMKRGFRGRCPRCGEGKLFRAFLKTADNCSVCGLDFTPHRADDLPAYLVIVIVGHIVVPTILWIETNYTTPVWISFAAYLPFTFVASLALLQPVKGAVVGLQWALRMHGFDDNPPDGIPPV; encoded by the coding sequence ATGGTAGCGACGAGCACAGCGTCAAAGATATGGACGCGCGAGACTGGCCTCATCGAGAAGCGCGACCTCTTGACGGCGATGAAGCGCGGCTTCCGCGGCCGTTGTCCGCGCTGCGGCGAGGGAAAGCTGTTCCGCGCCTTCCTGAAGACCGCGGACAATTGCTCAGTGTGCGGCCTCGACTTCACGCCGCATCGCGCCGACGATTTGCCGGCCTATCTCGTGATCGTCATCGTCGGCCATATCGTGGTGCCGACCATCCTCTGGATCGAGACCAATTACACCACGCCGGTCTGGATCAGCTTCGCGGCCTATCTGCCGTTCACGTTCGTCGCCTCGCTGGCGCTGCTGCAGCCGGTGAAGGGAGCCGTGGTCGGATTGCAATGGGCTCTGCGCATGCACGGCTTTGACGACAACCCTCCGGATGGTATTCCGCCGGTATAG
- a CDS encoding DUF6789 family protein — protein sequence MIATSSSDRAPMLEANAENGRRSMPSGNRIWRAVVAGLCGSIAHSLLMYFKSWAGLLPSFQPYENFQTTLSHVTGTAIHPVVPWLLSFLNGSTFVSLAFGHLYRWLPGNAGAIKGLTYGVLGWAIMGLVFFPMIGLGLFGLQVGLGISPALFSLAMLLTYSVILGMVYGALNS from the coding sequence ATGATCGCGACGAGTAGCAGCGACCGCGCGCCCATGTTGGAAGCCAATGCTGAGAATGGGCGACGGAGCATGCCTTCAGGCAACAGGATTTGGAGAGCCGTTGTTGCAGGGCTGTGCGGAAGCATCGCGCATTCGCTGCTGATGTACTTCAAGTCTTGGGCCGGACTGCTTCCATCGTTCCAGCCCTATGAAAATTTCCAGACGACGTTGAGCCATGTGACCGGCACAGCAATCCATCCAGTGGTGCCGTGGCTACTTTCATTCCTGAATGGCTCAACCTTCGTCAGTCTTGCTTTTGGACATCTTTATCGATGGCTGCCGGGCAATGCCGGTGCAATCAAGGGATTGACCTATGGCGTGCTCGGATGGGCGATCATGGGGCTGGTGTTCTTTCCCATGATCGGCCTTGGATTATTCGGACTGCAGGTTGGACTTGGCATTTCGCCAGCACTGTTCTCGCTGGCAATGCTCCTGACTTACAGCGTAATCTTGGGCATGGTTTACGGCGCCCTCAATTCCTGA
- a CDS encoding NUDIX hydrolase: protein MTDIAQAEKAKIHEGKEADHHPYFRPKDAATLILVDRSGATPKVLVGKRHDKVVFMPGKFVFPGGRVDKADYRVPVAAPITTELEANLAKGSPKTPASRAKSLAIAAIREACEETGLCLGRKIEGKAPKLDGNWKPFADAGLLPDPSSLFLIARAITPPGRVKRFDTRFFTADASAITHRVDGVIHADAELVELVWVELGSKPLADLHPMTRNVLNELDTRLATGPLRHDAPVPFFHFYGGKMQKDILG, encoded by the coding sequence ATGACGGATATCGCGCAGGCGGAAAAGGCAAAGATTCACGAGGGCAAGGAAGCCGACCACCATCCCTATTTCCGCCCGAAGGATGCGGCGACACTGATCCTGGTCGATCGCAGCGGCGCGACTCCAAAAGTCCTGGTCGGCAAGCGCCACGACAAGGTGGTGTTCATGCCCGGCAAGTTCGTCTTCCCCGGCGGCCGCGTCGACAAGGCCGATTATCGCGTGCCGGTCGCCGCCCCCATCACCACCGAGCTTGAAGCCAATCTCGCCAAGGGCAGCCCGAAGACGCCGGCCTCGCGCGCAAAGTCGCTGGCGATCGCCGCGATCCGCGAAGCCTGCGAGGAGACCGGCCTTTGCCTCGGGCGCAAGATCGAGGGCAAGGCGCCCAAGCTCGACGGCAACTGGAAGCCGTTCGCCGATGCCGGCCTGCTGCCCGATCCCTCCAGCCTGTTCCTGATCGCGCGCGCCATCACCCCGCCCGGCCGCGTCAAGCGGTTCGACACGCGCTTCTTCACGGCGGATGCCTCCGCGATCACCCACCGCGTCGACGGCGTGATTCATGCGGATGCAGAGCTGGTGGAGCTGGTCTGGGTCGAGCTCGGCTCGAAGCCGCTCGCCGATCTGCATCCGATGACGCGCAACGTGCTCAACGAGCTCGACACGCGTCTGGCCACCGGCCCGCTCCGCCACGATGCGCCGGTGCCGTTCTTCCATTTCTACGGCGGCAAGATGCAGAAGGATATTTTGGGCTGA
- the topA gene encoding type I DNA topoisomerase produces MNIVIVESPAKAKTINKYLGSSYEVLASFGHVRDLPAKNGSVDPDANFKMIWEIDPKAAGRLNDIAKSLKNADRLILATDPDREGEAISWHVLEVLKEKRALKDQKIERVVFNAITKQAVTDAMKHPRQIDGALVDAYMARRALDYLVGFTLSPVLWRKLPGARSAGRVQSVALRLVCDRELEIEKFVAREYWSLIATLLTPRGDAFEARLVGADGKKIQRLDIGTGAEAEDFKKALEAASYAVTAVDAKPARRNPQAPFTTSTLQQEASRKYGFAPAHTMRIAQRLYEGIDIGGETTGLITYMRTDGVQIDPSAITQARQVIGEDYGKAYVPEAPRQYQAKAKNAQEAHEAIRPTDMSRRPDSMNRKLDADQARLYELIWKRTIASQMESAELERTTVDIAAKVGGRTLDLRATGQVVKFDGFLALYQEGRDDEEDEDSRRLPAMSPNDALKRQSLAVTQHFTEPPPRFSEASLVKRMEELGIGRPSTYASILQVLKDRGYVKLEKKRLHGEDKGRVVVAFLESFFARYVEYDFTANLEEQLDRISNNEISWQQVLKDFWTGFIGAVDEIKDLRVAQVLDVLDDMLGQHIYPPRADGGDIRQCPSCGNGRLNLKAGKFGAFVGCSNYPECRYTRQLAADSETTADRSLGQDPDTGRDVWVKAGRFGPYIQLGEAKDYAEGEKPKRAGIPKGTSPGDVELELALKLLSLPREIGKHPETGEPITAGLGRFGPFVKHEKTYASLEAGDEVFDIGLNRAVTLIAEKIAKGPSRRFGADPGKAIGDHPTLGTITVKSGRYGAYVTAGGVNATIPSDIEKDAVTLPQAIALIDERAAKGGGKPKKAAKPAKKAKATKSGDDAAPKTKKPAAKKAAKTKSDSTSKARAAVSSTAKTSPVKTSPTKAAAAKAPAKKSAGTT; encoded by the coding sequence ATGAATATCGTCATTGTGGAGTCGCCGGCGAAAGCCAAGACGATCAACAAGTATCTGGGCTCGTCCTACGAGGTTCTGGCCTCGTTCGGCCATGTCCGGGACTTGCCGGCGAAGAACGGCTCCGTCGATCCCGACGCCAATTTCAAGATGATCTGGGAGATCGACCCCAAGGCGGCCGGCCGGCTGAACGATATCGCCAAGTCCCTGAAGAACGCCGACCGCCTGATTCTCGCCACCGACCCTGATCGCGAGGGCGAGGCCATCTCCTGGCACGTGCTGGAGGTGTTGAAGGAAAAGCGCGCGCTGAAGGATCAGAAGATCGAACGCGTGGTGTTCAACGCCATCACCAAGCAGGCCGTCACCGACGCGATGAAGCATCCGCGCCAGATCGACGGCGCGCTGGTCGACGCCTATATGGCGCGCCGTGCGCTGGACTATCTGGTCGGCTTCACCCTCTCCCCCGTGCTGTGGCGCAAGCTGCCGGGAGCCCGCTCGGCGGGCCGCGTGCAGTCGGTGGCGTTGCGGCTGGTCTGCGATCGCGAGCTCGAGATCGAGAAGTTCGTCGCGCGCGAATACTGGTCTCTGATCGCGACCCTGCTGACGCCGCGCGGGGATGCCTTCGAGGCCCGTCTGGTCGGCGCCGACGGCAAGAAGATCCAGCGCCTCGACATCGGCACCGGCGCGGAAGCCGAGGACTTCAAGAAGGCGCTGGAAGCCGCCAGCTACGCGGTCACCGCGGTCGACGCCAAGCCGGCCCGGCGCAATCCGCAGGCGCCCTTCACCACCTCCACGCTGCAGCAGGAGGCCAGCCGCAAATACGGCTTTGCGCCGGCGCACACGATGCGCATCGCGCAGCGCCTTTATGAAGGCATCGACATCGGCGGCGAGACCACCGGACTCATTACTTATATGCGTACCGACGGCGTGCAGATCGATCCGTCCGCGATCACCCAGGCGCGCCAGGTGATCGGCGAGGATTACGGCAAAGCCTACGTGCCGGAGGCGCCCCGCCAGTACCAGGCCAAGGCCAAGAACGCCCAGGAAGCGCACGAAGCGATCCGCCCGACCGACATGTCGCGCCGCCCCGACAGCATGAACCGCAAGCTCGACGCCGATCAGGCGAGGCTCTACGAGCTGATCTGGAAGCGCACCATCGCCAGCCAGATGGAATCGGCCGAGCTCGAGCGTACCACCGTCGACATCGCGGCAAAGGTCGGCGGCCGCACGCTGGACCTGCGCGCGACCGGTCAGGTCGTCAAGTTCGACGGCTTCCTCGCGCTCTACCAGGAAGGCCGCGACGACGAGGAGGACGAGGATTCGCGCCGTCTGCCGGCGATGAGCCCGAACGATGCCTTGAAGCGGCAATCGCTCGCCGTCACCCAGCATTTCACCGAGCCGCCGCCGCGCTTCTCCGAGGCCTCGCTGGTCAAGCGCATGGAAGAGCTCGGCATCGGCCGGCCCTCGACCTACGCCTCGATCCTCCAGGTCCTGAAGGACCGCGGTTACGTCAAGCTGGAGAAGAAGCGCCTGCACGGCGAGGACAAGGGCCGCGTCGTGGTCGCGTTCCTCGAGAGCTTCTTTGCCCGCTACGTCGAATACGATTTCACCGCCAATCTCGAAGAGCAGCTCGACCGTATCTCCAACAACGAGATTTCCTGGCAGCAGGTGCTGAAGGATTTCTGGACCGGCTTCATCGGCGCCGTCGACGAGATCAAGGACTTGCGCGTCGCGCAGGTGCTCGACGTGCTCGACGACATGCTCGGACAGCACATCTATCCGCCGCGCGCCGATGGTGGCGACATCAGGCAGTGCCCGAGTTGCGGCAACGGCCGGCTCAATCTCAAGGCCGGCAAGTTCGGCGCCTTCGTCGGCTGCTCGAACTATCCGGAATGCCGCTACACCCGTCAGCTCGCCGCCGACAGCGAGACCACCGCCGACCGCTCGCTCGGCCAGGATCCCGATACGGGGCGCGACGTCTGGGTCAAGGCCGGCCGCTTCGGCCCCTATATCCAGCTCGGCGAAGCCAAGGACTATGCGGAAGGCGAGAAGCCGAAGCGCGCAGGCATCCCGAAGGGCACCTCGCCCGGCGATGTCGAGCTCGAGCTTGCGCTCAAGCTGCTGTCGCTGCCGCGCGAGATCGGCAAGCATCCGGAGACAGGTGAGCCGATCACCGCCGGCCTCGGCCGCTTCGGGCCGTTCGTGAAGCACGAGAAGACCTATGCCAGCCTGGAGGCCGGCGACGAGGTGTTCGACATCGGCCTCAACCGCGCGGTGACGCTGATCGCGGAGAAGATCGCCAAGGGCCCGAGCCGCCGCTTCGGCGCCGACCCCGGCAAGGCGATCGGCGATCATCCGACGCTCGGCACGATCACCGTGAAGAGCGGCCGCTACGGCGCCTACGTCACGGCCGGCGGCGTCAACGCGACGATCCCGAGCGACATCGAGAAAGACGCGGTCACTCTGCCGCAGGCGATCGCGCTGATCGACGAGCGCGCCGCCAAGGGCGGCGGCAAGCCCAAGAAGGCTGCCAAGCCGGCGAAGAAGGCGAAGGCAACCAAGTCCGGCGATGACGCTGCGCCAAAAACCAAAAAACCGGCCGCGAAGAAGGCGGCCAAGACCAAATCCGATTCCACCAGCAAGGCGCGCGCAGCCGTGTCGTCGACCGCCAAGACTTCACCAGTCAAGACGTCGCCGACCAAGGCGGCGGCCGCCAAAGCTCCGGCCAAGAAGAGTGCCGGCACGACTTAA